TTCGCAATCATTGGGACTTCGGGCGGTGACGCGACGACTGGCGGATCTATCGATTGTTGGCCCGAGGCACTGACATGCTGGGTCCACTGGAATCCGTCCCAGTATCGGTGTTCAAACCGCGCAAACGGATCTGGAAACCAGCCTGCGGGCGCGGTGGAAGTCATATCACGGAGGCTAACAGCGAGGACAGAAGCCATCGCCGCGTCCGGCGCTAGACAAGGCATCGGCAGCGGTGGCTGACGCCGCAACGGACAAGCGCGACGGGCTCGAGAGGGTGAGTGCCATGGACATGGTGATCTCCTTCGATGGTGGTCACTGAGACAAGGGATACGCCGAACACCGGCGTGGTGAAGAGGGAGAAAAGGGGCGGACTGACACCACGGCGACCGCAACGGCCTCAGTCGTCCCGAAGCCCAGGCAGGCCGACCGTCACGAACAACGCCGTCGAGAGCATCGCCGCAGCCGCCACCGCGATGGCGTCCCCCGCGATCCGCGCGCCCCACTTGCCCTGCTGCAGCTCGCGCCCGCGGGTGTAGACGTCGCCCGACCACGGGATGTCCCGGTGCAGCGCCGGCAGCGCCCCACTCGCCGACACCAGTGCCGCTAGGGCGGCGGTGCGCACCGACGGATCGGCACCCTCTGCGAGGACGCTCCTCAGCGACGCGACGAGTTCGCCCCGCCGACCCGCGCCTCCTGCCCCCTCGGCAAGGCGCAGCCGAGAGCCGGGGATGAAGCCGAGCGTCGTCGTCTTCTCGCGGAGCAGCGCACCACGCGCCACCAGCCGGTCGAGGGTCAGCGCCCGCAGCGCCGGACCGATCTCGAGCACGAGCGAGTACGCGTCCGTCGGCTTGCGCTCGACCCGCTGCCAGGTGCCGAGCAGCAGCTCGTCCGTCGGCGCCGCGGAGGACGTCACCCGCACCTGCCTCCCCCGCAGCGTGGTCTTCCGGTCGATGTCGACCGCGCCGGACAGCGCCAGCTCGGTCAGCACCGCCCCGGCCAAGACGTGGAACAGCGGAGACCCCTCGCTGTGGATCGATCCCGACCGAGGGTCGAACAGCACGAGCAGCAGGTCCTCGGCCAGTGTGGGCGCGAGCGTCGTCTCGCTCATCGCCGGCCTCCCTCGGAGTCGGAACCCGAGGAGGCGCGGCTCGGCCCGGTGCCGCCACCCGGGTCCCCGACACCGGTCGCCTCGCCACCGATCGCCTGGGCACCGCAAGGCGTCTCGGCGGCATCGAGTGCCGCTTCGA
This genomic interval from Frigoribacterium sp. Leaf415 contains the following:
- a CDS encoding GOLPH3/VPS74 family protein, whose protein sequence is MSETTLAPTLAEDLLLVLFDPRSGSIHSEGSPLFHVLAGAVLTELALSGAVDIDRKTTLRGRQVRVTSSAAPTDELLLGTWQRVERKPTDAYSLVLEIGPALRALTLDRLVARGALLREKTTTLGFIPGSRLRLAEGAGGAGRRGELVASLRSVLAEGADPSVRTAALAALVSASGALPALHRDIPWSGDVYTRGRELQQGKWGARIAGDAIAVAAAAMLSTALFVTVGLPGLRDD